The sequence CCCCTGCGGTCCTGACCCCGAGGTACACATCAAAAAGATCGAGGAGCGGGTCAGGATGGGGTTTGACCACGTCTGCGTCCATCAGATCGGAGAGCAGCAGCAGGAGTTCATGGAGTTCTACAGGAAGGAGGTTCTGCCGCATTTCCGGTAGCGCGCCGGTCGTCGGAGGAGATGATTCATGCCTCCTGCCGATCAAGACTACAGGAGAGATGAGCCCGGGAGAAGGTGAGACGGATATCCGCCGGGTCTGCGCCCGCCTGCGGTCGGCAACGACCAGGGCGGAACTTGCGGAGGTCCTCTACCGGGAGGTCTCGGGCTACTCGCTCTTTGACCTCCAGGCGCTACGGGGGAGGGTGGAGCGGGACCTCCGGTCTCTCCCTGCCGGGTACCGACAACGCCTCTACCCCCGGGTGATGGAGCAGCTCTTTGATACGCATCATGCCCTCATCTCAACAGCCCGCCGGGGCGACCTGGATGCGCTGGACGAGCCGCTTACGGGGCAGTTCCAGGAGTTCTGCGGGATGGTTGAGAAGACGTGCCTCACCCTGGAGAGCGATCCGCGTCTCAGCCTCCTCTACTACCTCCTCGCCGCCTTCAACCTCTTCGTCCTCGACCGCCCCGGCCACCCGGTGGGCACGCCATTCCCGGGGGGGTTCGAGGTCGAGGTCAGGAACGGGGAGTACGTCTGCCCGGTCCGGGAGAAGGCTGACGATGTTGAGAATGCTCTATGTCCCTACTGTCCGGCAAAACAGAGTGATACGTGATCGGTATTCAGTCGGTTGAGAAATAGCCGAGCCCGCCGGTGAATTCG is a genomic window of Methanoculleus bourgensis MS2 containing:
- a CDS encoding DUF2115 domain-containing protein is translated as MSPGEGETDIRRVCARLRSATTRAELAEVLYREVSGYSLFDLQALRGRVERDLRSLPAGYRQRLYPRVMEQLFDTHHALISTARRGDLDALDEPLTGQFQEFCGMVEKTCLTLESDPRLSLLYYLLAAFNLFVLDRPGHPVGTPFPGGFEVEVRNGEYVCPVREKADDVENALCPYCPAKQSDT